A genomic window from Deltaproteobacteria bacterium includes:
- a CDS encoding ferritin-like domain-containing protein has protein sequence NDPAYNTVGRDDFKSLIEVDRYGDRSTAFDAIISATEDHFWDPNDPAYLDFSEKFDLQERLLMPRDFTVELNCAVADKLTPQQQIELANQSTRFQISSILHGEQGALSLSASLCQIMRDPGAQEYAANQAREEARHVTAFGHYVKARFGTPLAVGPTLGSLLEELVLAPEVYKKLVGMQMLVEGLAMGAFATIHSLTEDPLLRRTVQLVMTDEAFHHKFGKIWAELTVPKLSEEEHERVELWAAKCFQTLLFNLVNAEQKQQIYGRFGLDWQWVRSAVLEAFGDADRRASMTKGTNIFRVLIKTLLKAGIITERTRSVYAAWVDMDELSRERDEVAGQDVADAAMLELREINRGRKKIGRGQRSAT, from the coding sequence AAAACGACCCCGCCTACAACACCGTCGGTCGCGACGATTTCAAGTCGCTGATCGAGGTCGATCGCTACGGCGATCGCTCGACCGCTTTCGACGCGATCATCAGCGCGACCGAGGACCACTTCTGGGATCCCAACGACCCGGCCTATCTCGACTTCTCCGAGAAGTTCGACCTGCAGGAGCGCCTGCTCATGCCGCGCGACTTCACCGTCGAGCTGAACTGCGCGGTCGCCGACAAGCTCACGCCCCAGCAGCAGATCGAGCTCGCAAACCAGAGCACGCGCTTCCAGATCTCGTCGATCCTGCACGGCGAGCAGGGCGCGCTGTCGCTCTCGGCCAGCCTGTGTCAGATCATGCGCGACCCCGGTGCGCAGGAGTACGCCGCGAACCAGGCGCGCGAGGAGGCGCGCCACGTGACCGCCTTCGGCCACTACGTGAAGGCGCGCTTCGGCACGCCGCTGGCGGTCGGCCCCACGCTCGGCAGCCTGCTCGAAGAGCTCGTGCTCGCGCCCGAGGTCTACAAGAAGCTGGTCGGCATGCAGATGCTGGTCGAGGGGCTGGCGATGGGCGCGTTCGCGACGATCCACTCGCTCACCGAGGACCCGCTGCTGCGGCGGACCGTGCAGCTGGTCATGACCGACGAGGCCTTCCACCACAAGTTCGGAAAGATCTGGGCGGAGCTCACCGTGCCGAAGCTCTCCGAGGAGGAGCACGAGCGCGTCGAGCTCTGGGCGGCGAAGTGCTTCCAGACGCTGCTCTTCAACCTGGTGAACGCGGAGCAGAAGCAGCAGATCTACGGCCGCTTCGGGCTCGACTGGCAGTGGGTGAGAAGCGCCGTGCTCGAAGCGTTCGGCGACGCCGATCGGCGCGCATCCATGACCAAGGGCACGAACATCTTCCGCGTGCTGATCAAGACGCTTCTGAAGGCCGGCATCATCACCGAGCGAACCCGCTCGGTGTATGCGGCCTGGGTCGACATGGACGAGCTCTCACGCGAGCGTGACGAGGTGGCCGGTCAGGACGTCGCCGACGCGGCGATGCTCGAGCTGCGCGAGATCAACCGGGGCCGGAAGAAGATCGGCCGCGGCCAGCGATCCGCGACCTGA